The sequence gtcttgttttgaacttgaaaaaaaagAAGCTTCAAGACCAAATTTTCCTCTATTAACCAATTCCACCATTTTCAAATTgtaaattggtcaagacttgaaatttgagagtaaaattttgacaaaaccgaggccaatagtggactgccacatcactaaattactgttcacgcaatattttgagttcaaatttttgatttcttagatttattttattgtttcttagtttcgtttgttggttcgaacactaattgacgacctagtacattcctactagcttgttaattagtcctttgaagcttAGTGTTGTGTcaacgtttgtttgtgtgcttttatcgtttgaatacgttgtaactcttggctctagtccAACGAGGATTCTTTGAGTTTccaacaagaatccattccggacaagagcatactcataccttaaggattcacgggttactagccaatctacaacacttgtggagctcGAGTGTGAGTGAATCGaaagagtgtgagtgaggagagggatttttaactaacttgtttgttgtttgtgtaggtgataccttgacaatggagggaaccacgtctcaaaccttggattctaatgaaatggagaaatgAGGGttactcttgaggctatgacccgaactcttgaaaggttgagtacggagGTGGGAGCCATAAAGGGGAAAGTGatgactattagtgggaggttagaacaagtggagagtcaaaggaactctcacccttctactcctcgacatgtttcgtcaagtggacatgatagaaattcctccactaccgttactcccgaaacatggcctcaattaccaaatccttccctagctccactaaatgccgcaagccaaaccaccCATAACCCCCTAacccgagactccaatagaccaacccatttcCAAAATCCTCAAGTTCCGCAAGAGGGACTTGGACGCCCAATATCTCCACTAAATCCAAACcctcccttccaagctccactaaaccgaAGACCAcaacctccacaaaatccaattcctccaaataagttccaaatgtccaaaatcgtcccgtccactttgaggaatatggtagagatgattatgaagggtatggaacctttgatgatgcttacatGAAGAAGGAGGAAATAAGAGGAAGACGTGTGGATCCAAgaagataccgagggtatggagaaaggggaaaccgacaccaagagagagagacgtaggcatcaataccatcaaattgagtctacctatctttaagggtgaaagtgatcccgaggtgtatcttgcttgggagtcggcgtgcgataaagtgtttcaagtgaatgatatctcggaGGAGAAGAAGAATTGTTACgccatagctcactttgaaggctatgctaacacatggTGGGAATACGTCAAACGGTTTGGCAATGAGTTGATTGATGGgcaaccaccaccttggtttcggttgaggtacctaatgagacAACGATACCTTCCCGAGAGTTATCGACATGGGttgcttgctagattgtacaacttgcggcaagggaatcgaagtgtgatggcatattatgatgagtttcaacaacttatgttgaagcttgatcatcgtggagaacacattagtcatgacatcattcggttcaagtgtgggttgaacaaggATATCTCCACttatttgacacttcacaagtttgataccatcGAAGGTATTTTTCAAgtggctcttgagattgaaagggaacttaaagagagATCGTCATTCAAAGCAAAGGGACAATCAACCTCGGGTTGGCTGAGAGGCAAGGATATGGTTCAATCCTcttcgggttggcccaaaaacgaggaccaacccgccactacTAGGCTGCCCGAGCCCAAAACAGCCCACAAAATCCCTCCAAGGCAAGAaattcacaagtatcctaatcctaaagggttccaatgtttcaagtgccaaggttgggggcataaagccaatgaatgccCTAACCGACGTAATGTAATCCTAAGGGAAGGTAGGTTGTATTTTCTTAGAGAAGAAGTGGGTATTGAGGGTGATGAAAGTGAGGCCGAGCTTCAAGATGGAGAGACGGCCGAGAGggagccacatgatgatgatgatgattgtaaggatgcttatccgcaagaaggggagtgcgtggttccaaactttgtagtgaggcgttCCATGATTAGTAAGAcgatagatgatcctagccaacgggagaatttattccatactaaatgtcttgtgaaggGAAATGTGTGCACTATGGTGATAAATAGTGGAAGTTGTGTGAATGTcgttagtgttgcaatggtgaacttcttgaaattgttgactacacctcacactagtccttacaagttgcaatggttgaatgaatgtggcgagttaaaggtcacaaggcaatgtgtgatacgttttaaggttgccaactaccatgacgaggtgctttgtgatgtgataccaatgcaagcttgtcacttgttgttaggaaggccttggtaatacgataggtcgaccaaacatgatggaaggtccaattgGTATACACTTGAGAACGATGGCCGAAAGGTTGCTCTTCATCCCttattgccttcccaagtgaatgaattacaccaaaagatgcgggaattgagggaaaagggaaagaaggtCGAGAGTGAGGGGAAGAGGGGAATTCGAGAGTGAGGAAGTAGGGGAAGCCGGGGGGTCCCTAAATTCTAAGGGGCATGGGAGCAtggtgatgatggctaggaggaaGAAACTATTTGTGGATTATGATGAGGACACtccgatgctcctcttggctcattgttttaatactaaccccGCTAATGTTTctatttctcctcctatttctcatgttttgcaggattaTGAGGATGTCTTCCACAAGGAATTGCCGAAAGGATTGCCTCCACTTCGCGGcattgagcaccaaattgattttgcGCCGGGCtcacaattgcccaacaaatCAGCTTATAAAAGCAACTCAACGGATACCAAGAAATTGCaacgccaagttgaggaacttctcaacaaagggtACATTAAGGAGAGCATGATTCCTTGTGCTATTCCGGTGCTACTATttcccaagaaagatgggacttggcgtATGTACGTTGATTgtcgagccatcaacaagataacaGTAAAATATCGTTaccctattcctaggctagatgatatgcttgatgaattgagtggttcatgtttgttttctaaaattgatttgaggagtggctatcaccaaattcgtatgcaaccgggtgatgaatgaaaaaccgccttcaagactaAATTCAGTCTCTATAAATGGATAGTTATgtcattcggcctaacaaatgctccaagtactttcatgaggctaatgaatcatgtgatgaagccatttattggaaagtttgttgttgtttactttgatgatgtgttggtgtatattaagtccttagatgagcatgtagaagttatatgctaatctagaaaagtgttcttttggtgtccatgaggttgtattccttgggtttgtggtgagctcaagaggggtcgaagtggatgaatctaagattgacgctaTTAAAAATTGGTCAACTCCCAAAACCGTAGgagaagtgagaagcttccacgggttggctagtttttatagacgttttgtcaaaggatttagcaccattgccgcccccttgaccgaagtgattaaaaaggatcggcctttcaagtggggagatggaCAAactaaggccttcgaggacttgaaagttattctcatctcggcccctttgctACAATTACCGAATTTTGACAAGATTTTTGAGGTCgaatgtgatgctagcaaagttggcataggcgcggttttaatgcaagaattaaagcctattgcctactttagcgaaaagctcaaaggagcaattctaaactactctacttacgatttagagttgtatgccttgattagagccttggccacttagcaacattatttgtggcctaaagaattcgtgatccgaacggatcatgaatccttgaagtaTCTACGgacacaagacaagcttaaccggcggcatgccaaatggattgaattacTTGAAACctttccttatgttattcaatacaagaagggtaaggacaatgtggttgccgatgtCTTGTCTAGAAAACATGTACTTGTGTCCACCTTGTCTTCAAAGTTAATGGGTTTCAAGAGCCTAAAGGCATTGTATCCCAAGGACCCTCACTTTTCTCCTATCTTTAGGAAATGCGAAGAATTGGGTAGGGACAAGTGGGTTTCGGataggggttcaaatccctatgccaaatttgatggttacttgtttaaaggtagacgattgtgtgtaccttctagctcttggagagagCTGTTTGTGAGGGAAGCACACGATGGCGATCTAATGGGTCATTTTGGGATTGACAAGACCCTCGggatattggaggagcaattctattggcctaAAATGCACAAGGATGTAGCTAGGATTTGCGGCCAATATTTAGATTGCAAGGGAGCCAAGTCTCGGCTCCTCCCTCACGGGTTGTATACCCTGCTTCCCACTCCTTTACgtccttggcttgatatatctatggattttgtgttaggaTTACCGAGGACTAAACAAGGTAGGGATAGCATTTTTGTAGTGGTTGATCGATTTTCTAAGATGCCACACTTCATTCCTTGTTCAAAAAGTGAAGATGCATTAAGTATGGCGCCTTTGTTTGTTGAAAATGTtgtcaaattgcatggtgttccgaggaccattgtaagtaatagggactctaagttccttagtcacttttggaagtcaatgtggggtaggcttggcacTAGATTGCTATTCTCTacatcttgccacccacaaaccgatggccaaaccaAGTttgtaaataggactttgggttcTATGTTACGATCAATGGTTAAAGGCAAAATGAATTCATGGGAGGACTACCTACCTTTGGTGGAATTTGCATGCAATCGGGTTATACACTCAAGTACgagaatgactccctttgagtatGTATACGacatcaaccccctcacccctttggatttaactcctttgccaagtgatTTTATGATTAACTTAGATGGAAGCAAGAAGGCCGAAGCCATGAAGAAATTGCATGAGAAAGTGAGGCAAAAACTTcagaagaaaaatcaagggatTGCTAAGAGAGCAAACAAGGTGAGAAGAAACCTTATTCTTGAACCGGGTGATTGGGTTTGGGTGCACCTTAGAAAAGACCGTTTTCCTTCACAAAGTAAAACCAAGTTGATGCCGAGGGGTGATGGTCCctttcaagtacttgaaagaatcaatgatacTGCCTACAAAATTGACCTTCCTccagaatatcaagtgcacaacaccttCAATATATGTGACCTCTCTCCTATTGCCACGGTTGAGAATGAACATCCACcgaatttgaggataaatttcctttaagatggagagaatgatacaagtacaactagctcaagaccattcacacgtagtcaagctcgggagttacaaaaacttcaagtcatgttcatgcacatggccgtgtgtgagtgtataattaattcatctaagagattttatgttttgaagtatgaagaggggctttgaagtgtaagtttattacactccaAAAAGTGTAGCATCACTTTTTTTCAATTACACTCCAAAGCCACACAAGACAGGCTCGAAtggtcattttccttttattttgtggagtactataaatagacaataatagggctatttcttggacttagttcattattgatattttcactagacaagtcttgtaatattagagaacttctctctcttgttcttgagagtgaacccaaaactagacaacaaacaaagtgtagtaacacttttgttgttctttggctagaaacttggggtctttcatgagttcctcttgattcaagtaagaatttggtgtaaatatcttttagtcttagggtcctaatcTTCATGCTAGGGTTCTTAGATTGTAGGATATTTTGTGTCAAATTATATCCatcattttgtaatcttgttgtttgtatcTTGATATAGTAAAGTCGTGTGGGGCCCTTTCGATTCACTATAATGATTGCAATCTTGcattatttatctatcttgttgaaaattgttgttgttgcctcgaaaacctagagaagccgagtg comes from Capsicum annuum cultivar UCD-10X-F1 chromosome 2, UCD10Xv1.1, whole genome shotgun sequence and encodes:
- the LOC124896128 gene encoding uncharacterized protein LOC124896128, with amino-acid sequence MRQRYLPESYRHGLLARLYNLRQGNRSVMAYYDEFQQLMLKLDHRGEHISHDIIRFKCGLNKDISTYLTLHKFDTIEGIFQVALEIERELKERSSFKAKGQSTSGWLRGKDMVQSSSGWPKNEDQPATTRLPEPKTAHKIPPRQEIHKYPNPKGFQCFKCQGWGHKANECPNRRNVILREGRLYFLREEVGIEGDESEAELQDGETAEREPHDDDDDCKDAYPQEGECVVPNFVVRRSMISKTIDDPSQRENLFHTKCLVKGNVCTMVINSGSCVNVVSVAMVNFLKLLTTPHTSPYKLQWLNECGELKVTRQCVIRFKVANYHDEVLCDVIPMQACHLLLGRPW